From a single Mucilaginibacter terrenus genomic region:
- the pheT gene encoding phenylalanine--tRNA ligase subunit beta produces MKISYHWLKEFIDTDKTPEEISQILTGTGLEVESLEKVQAVPGGLEGLVIGYVLECTDHPNSDHLHLTKVDVGGVEPLSIVCGATNVAAGQKVVVATVGTTVYPTVGEPFKINKSKIRGEVSEGMICAEDEIGLGTDHAGIMVLHADAPVGTAAKEYFKLNDDYMYEIGLTPNRADAASHLGTARDIAAFLRLPVIKPDVSAFKVDNTNNSIQVIVENEQASPRYAGLVLSGLQVAESPQWLKERLAVIGVRSINNVVDVTNYVLHELGQPLHAFDAAAIAGNKVVVKNVAEGTVFKTLDDVDRKLSADDLMICNTEEAMCIAGVFGGAKSGVTSSTTSIFLESAYFNAVSVRKTAKRHGLKTDASFRFERGTDPDMPVFALKRAALLIQQVAGGVVSSNIFDHYPNPVLPFDIEVSYKNIDRLIGKAIGNDTIKSILTGLDIKILSETEEGLSLQVPPYRVDVTREVDIVEEVLRLYGYNNIEIPTQIRASLNNSIRPEKDTVQNHISDILSANGFNEILNNSLTKLSYSDDPDNAVKIVNPLSSDLDAMRQTMLFSGLEAIAYNQNRRNADLKLYEFGKIYSYAEEKYTEAQRFSVFLTGASKPEQWNQKTTAATFYNLKAIVDGLLKKLKITDYTVEDTSGNFAYGLQYSKGNKVLVSFGSVAQPALKKADVNNDVFYAEFNFDLVLNLVRKNNIVYQEVSKFPAVRRDLSMLVDTAVTFGQLKQIAGRTDKKLIKEVNVFDVYQGDKLPAGKKSYALSFILQDTEKTLTDKAIDSTMQKLIFNLGKEAGAEIRK; encoded by the coding sequence ATGAAGATATCATACCACTGGCTAAAAGAATTTATTGATACCGATAAAACGCCTGAAGAAATATCGCAGATACTTACAGGTACCGGTCTTGAGGTAGAAAGCCTGGAGAAAGTTCAGGCTGTACCGGGCGGCTTAGAGGGTCTTGTAATTGGCTATGTGCTGGAGTGTACCGACCATCCTAATAGCGATCACCTGCACCTTACCAAAGTTGATGTAGGGGGAGTAGAACCCCTTAGCATAGTATGCGGTGCCACTAACGTGGCCGCCGGGCAAAAAGTAGTAGTAGCTACCGTGGGTACCACAGTATACCCTACTGTAGGCGAGCCGTTCAAAATAAACAAAAGCAAAATACGCGGTGAAGTATCTGAAGGCATGATATGCGCCGAGGATGAGATAGGCTTAGGTACCGATCATGCTGGCATTATGGTGCTGCATGCTGATGCACCGGTAGGTACTGCTGCCAAAGAATACTTTAAGCTGAATGATGATTACATGTACGAGATAGGTTTGACGCCTAACCGTGCGGATGCTGCATCTCATCTGGGCACCGCCCGTGATATAGCGGCTTTCCTTAGACTGCCCGTGATAAAGCCTGATGTGTCGGCATTTAAGGTAGACAACACCAATAATTCAATTCAGGTGATTGTAGAAAACGAGCAGGCAAGTCCCCGCTATGCCGGCTTGGTGTTAAGTGGTTTGCAGGTAGCAGAATCGCCGCAATGGTTAAAAGAGCGCCTGGCTGTTATTGGTGTGCGCAGCATAAACAACGTGGTGGATGTTACCAACTATGTACTGCACGAACTCGGCCAGCCACTACACGCGTTTGATGCAGCTGCTATAGCCGGTAATAAGGTGGTAGTAAAGAACGTAGCCGAAGGCACAGTATTTAAAACACTGGATGATGTTGACCGTAAACTGAGCGCGGACGACCTGATGATATGCAATACAGAAGAAGCAATGTGTATAGCAGGTGTTTTTGGCGGAGCCAAAAGCGGTGTTACGTCATCAACCACAAGCATTTTTTTAGAAAGCGCGTACTTTAACGCGGTGTCGGTACGTAAAACAGCTAAAAGGCATGGCTTGAAAACTGATGCATCTTTCCGTTTTGAGCGAGGTACCGACCCGGATATGCCTGTGTTTGCACTTAAACGTGCCGCTTTGCTTATACAGCAGGTTGCAGGCGGTGTGGTATCGTCTAACATTTTTGATCATTACCCCAATCCGGTCTTGCCGTTCGATATAGAAGTTAGTTACAAGAACATTGACAGGCTCATTGGTAAAGCTATCGGGAATGATACCATCAAAAGTATCCTTACCGGTCTGGATATTAAAATATTGAGCGAAACCGAAGAAGGTTTGTCGTTGCAGGTACCGCCATACCGTGTAGATGTTACCCGTGAGGTTGATATTGTAGAAGAAGTTCTGCGCCTATACGGTTATAACAACATCGAGATACCTACGCAAATCCGCGCGTCCCTAAACAATTCGATAAGACCTGAAAAGGACACTGTTCAAAACCACATATCTGATATTTTAAGTGCCAATGGCTTTAACGAGATACTAAATAACTCGCTTACGAAACTAAGCTATTCCGATGATCCTGACAATGCAGTAAAGATTGTTAACCCGCTAAGCAGTGACCTGGACGCGATGCGACAAACCATGCTATTCTCTGGACTGGAAGCTATAGCTTATAATCAGAACCGACGCAACGCGGATCTAAAACTTTACGAATTCGGTAAAATTTACAGCTACGCTGAAGAGAAGTATACGGAGGCGCAACGCTTTTCGGTTTTCTTAACCGGGGCGTCTAAGCCCGAGCAGTGGAACCAGAAAACAACAGCTGCAACATTTTATAATCTTAAGGCGATTGTTGATGGTTTGCTGAAGAAGTTAAAAATTACAGACTACACTGTAGAAGATACAAGCGGTAATTTTGCTTATGGCCTGCAGTACAGCAAAGGTAACAAAGTACTGGTAAGTTTTGGTTCGGTAGCACAACCGGCCCTTAAAAAGGCAGATGTAAATAACGATGTTTTTTATGCTGAGTTCAATTTTGATCTGGTACTTAACCTCGTTCGGAAGAACAACATAGTGTACCAGGAAGTTTCAAAGTTCCCGGCCGTACGCCGTGACTTAAGCATGCTGGTGGATACTGCTGTGACCTTCGGCCAGTTGAAACAGATTGCCGGGCGGACAGACAAAAAGCTGATAAAAGAAGTAAATGTGTTTGACGTGTACCAGGGTGACAAACTACCTGCTGGTAAGAAGTCGTACGCACTTAGCTTTATATTACAGGATACCGAAAAAACGTTAACCGATAAAGCTATAGACTCAACAATGCAAAAATTAATATTTAATTTAGGCAAAGAAGCAGGAGCGGAGATAAGAAAGTAG
- the radC gene encoding RadC family protein: MEDYTQKISIKSWAEEDRPREKLSGQGRRALTDAELIAILIGSGSRDETAVELSKRILHHYDNDLNKLGKASIAELCKFKGVGEAKAISIIAALEIGRRRGETEIKVTDQVTCSRDGYNIMRRHLMDLNHEEFWIMLLSRSAKVIAKELISKGGLSGTVADPRVIYHIAIQHQASSLILIHNHPSGNLKPSREDIILTKKIADAGKLLDINVLDHLIISDNGYFSFGDEGMI; this comes from the coding sequence TTGGAAGACTACACTCAAAAAATAAGCATCAAGTCCTGGGCCGAAGAAGACCGCCCCCGCGAGAAGCTAAGCGGGCAAGGACGGCGTGCGCTTACTGATGCAGAACTAATTGCTATACTGATAGGCAGCGGCAGCCGTGATGAAACTGCTGTTGAGCTAAGTAAACGCATACTGCATCATTACGACAACGACCTCAACAAACTTGGTAAGGCATCTATAGCCGAACTCTGCAAGTTTAAAGGAGTGGGGGAGGCAAAAGCTATCTCCATTATTGCAGCCCTCGAAATAGGGCGGCGACGTGGCGAGACGGAAATAAAAGTAACAGACCAGGTTACTTGCAGTCGTGATGGTTACAATATCATGCGTCGCCACTTAATGGACCTCAACCACGAAGAGTTTTGGATAATGCTGCTTAGCCGTTCTGCAAAGGTTATTGCAAAGGAGCTGATTAGTAAAGGCGGATTAAGCGGTACTGTGGCCGATCCGAGGGTGATATACCACATTGCTATTCAACACCAGGCAAGCAGCTTGATACTTATTCATAACCATCCGTCAGGAAATCTTAAGCCAAGCAGGGAAGATATCATCCTGACAAAGAAAATAGCTGATGCCGGTAAGCTGCTGGATATTAACGTGCTTGATCATTTGATCATAAGCGACAACGGGTATTTTAGCTTTGGTGATGAAGGAATGATTTGA
- the rpsT gene encoding 30S ribosomal protein S20, translated as MANHKSSIKRIRANAAKRLRNRYQAKTTRNAIKKLRGTTTKADATPLLSKVISMLDRLAKKNVIHKNKASNNKSKLTKFVNGLS; from the coding sequence ATGGCAAATCATAAATCATCAATTAAAAGGATTAGGGCAAACGCTGCGAAGCGTCTGCGCAACAGGTACCAGGCTAAAACCACCAGGAACGCAATAAAAAAATTAAGAGGCACAACTACTAAGGCTGACGCGACTCCGCTATTGTCTAAGGTGATCTCTATGCTGGATCGTTTAGCTAAAAAGAACGTTATTCACAAAAACAAAGCTTCTAACAACAAGAGCAAGCTTACTAAATTTGTAAACGGCTTAAGCTAA
- a CDS encoding zinc dependent phospholipase C family protein codes for MRRFLPSFFFGIGIIVLCSSWGFYAHKRIHRTAVFTLPKGMAAFYRANINYITEHAISADKKRYVDSTEAPHHFFDADHYGKRPFGYVPQHWIDAAAKYSTDTLIKYGTLPWAIASNYYWLVKAFKRHDTTAILTLSANLGHYVSDAYTPLHLTENYDGQLTGQTGVHGLWESRLPELFSDGYNYNVGKAKYINNPLSEAFRICRSSFASADTVLRMERMLNKQFKDATKYAMEQRGTRMVKVYSLAYSRAYHKLLKGMVQRKMRASIASTGSFWFSAWVDAGQPDLNKLIATPLSLEQRRKLNEEDALYRKGKVVALSK; via the coding sequence ATGCGCCGCTTTCTTCCGTCCTTTTTCTTCGGCATTGGTATAATTGTACTTTGCAGTTCGTGGGGGTTCTATGCCCACAAACGCATCCACCGCACTGCAGTTTTCACGCTTCCTAAGGGTATGGCAGCATTTTACCGGGCCAACATCAACTACATAACCGAACATGCCATCAGCGCTGACAAAAAACGATATGTAGACAGCACCGAAGCGCCTCACCACTTTTTTGATGCCGACCATTATGGTAAACGCCCGTTTGGTTACGTCCCCCAGCATTGGATAGATGCCGCTGCAAAGTATTCGACAGATACGTTAATTAAATACGGTACACTACCGTGGGCCATAGCATCTAACTACTATTGGCTGGTAAAGGCTTTTAAACGGCACGACACAACAGCTATACTCACGCTATCTGCTAACCTCGGCCATTATGTATCTGACGCCTACACGCCACTGCACCTAACCGAAAACTACGACGGGCAACTTACCGGTCAAACCGGTGTACACGGGTTATGGGAGAGCCGCTTGCCCGAACTATTCAGTGATGGCTACAATTACAACGTGGGTAAGGCTAAGTACATCAACAATCCACTTTCAGAAGCATTTCGCATTTGCAGGAGCTCATTCGCCAGCGCAGATACCGTATTGAGGATGGAGCGGATGCTAAACAAGCAGTTTAAAGATGCAACAAAATACGCAATGGAACAACGTGGCACCCGGATGGTAAAGGTATACTCGTTAGCTTACAGCAGGGCCTATCACAAGCTGTTAAAGGGTATGGTGCAACGCAAGATGCGCGCGTCTATAGCCAGCACAGGCAGCTTCTGGTTTTCAGCCTGGGTAGACGCCGGACAACCAGACCTAAACAAACTTATAGCAACGCCTCTTTCGCTAGAACAAAGGAGAAAGCTGAATGAAGAGGATGCGCTGTACCGTAAAGGCAAAGTTGTTGCCTTAAGCAAATAG
- a CDS encoding DedA family protein, with amino-acid sequence MELIHSLIDFILHIDKHLVEITSQYQSWTYLILFFIIFAETGFVVTPFLPGDSLLFAAGALIAGGQSGLDIHLLALLLIVAAVAGNSVNYALGNYLGPKVFKEENKILKLSYYLQTKAFFDKHGGKAVIFSRFMPIIRTIAPFVAGIGKMPFGRYTVYNVIGGLSWIVLFLYGGYLFGNVPFFKKNFSLVAIGIVVVSLLPPIVAFIKSKVSKKSAKTQL; translated from the coding sequence TTGGAACTGATACACAGCCTCATCGACTTTATACTGCACATTGATAAGCACCTGGTAGAAATAACCAGCCAATACCAAAGCTGGACTTACCTCATCTTGTTCTTCATCATTTTTGCCGAGACAGGGTTTGTGGTTACACCATTTTTGCCTGGTGATTCGTTGCTTTTTGCAGCAGGTGCGCTTATAGCAGGCGGGCAGTCTGGTTTAGACATCCACCTGCTTGCATTATTGTTAATTGTTGCTGCCGTTGCCGGTAATAGCGTAAATTACGCACTTGGTAATTACCTCGGGCCAAAGGTGTTCAAAGAAGAAAACAAAATACTTAAGCTTAGCTACTATCTGCAAACCAAAGCTTTCTTTGATAAGCATGGGGGTAAGGCGGTAATCTTTAGCCGTTTTATGCCGATTATCCGTACCATAGCACCTTTTGTTGCTGGTATAGGTAAAATGCCGTTTGGCAGGTATACAGTTTACAATGTAATAGGCGGGCTTTCCTGGATAGTACTTTTCCTTTATGGTGGTTACCTTTTCGGCAATGTGCCCTTTTTTAAGAAGAACTTCTCGTTGGTGGCTATCGGCATTGTGGTAGTATCATTATTACCACCGATAGTGGCTTTTATCAAAAGTAAGGTCTCGAAAAAATCAGCAAAGACGCAATTGTAA
- a CDS encoding DUF4397 domain-containing protein, with protein sequence MASKSSSIFKYLCIALCALLAVPQLMSCGKDNTTSVGTANAYLNIVNVSPNINPVYLYAEFIRQGNTTYRYPSASNYFLMNIADTPLQIRPAVSNNTIQSNLLTLAERMNRNVRYTWFLTGLRNDSSLTYIFTVDSGAIPAVGRSKIRLVNASPGSAGLTLTANDTLAFKNIAYKKVSDYKEITAGSYNFKITATSTPGTVLTTLRNTTVLDGKLYTIYAYGLPNRTDTAAFNAGIILNTIPDKNQ encoded by the coding sequence ATGGCAAGTAAGAGTAGTAGCATTTTTAAGTATCTGTGTATAGCATTGTGTGCTTTACTGGCAGTGCCGCAATTAATGTCTTGCGGGAAGGATAATACTACGTCTGTCGGTACTGCAAACGCCTATTTGAATATTGTTAACGTAAGCCCTAATATTAATCCTGTGTACTTATATGCAGAATTCATTAGGCAGGGTAACACTACTTACAGGTATCCTTCAGCTTCAAATTACTTTCTGATGAATATTGCAGATACGCCTTTGCAAATCCGCCCTGCTGTAAGTAATAATACCATACAAAGCAATTTGCTAACATTAGCAGAGCGCATGAACCGAAACGTGCGCTATACGTGGTTTTTAACAGGCCTGCGTAACGATAGCTCACTCACTTACATTTTTACGGTAGATTCAGGTGCGATACCTGCGGTTGGTCGCAGTAAAATAAGGTTAGTAAATGCTTCACCAGGCAGTGCCGGGCTAACTTTAACAGCTAACGATACACTCGCTTTTAAAAACATCGCTTATAAGAAGGTGTCGGATTATAAGGAAATTACCGCGGGTTCATACAACTTCAAAATAACCGCTACATCAACACCGGGGACTGTACTTACAACGTTGAGAAACACAACAGTTTTGGATGGCAAGCTTTACACTATTTATGCTTACGGCTTGCCCAACAGAACAGATACTGCAGCCTTTAATGCGGGTATAATCCTGAACACTATCCCCGACAAAAATCAGTAG
- a CDS encoding DUF4397 domain-containing protein produces MVFVIASCKKNDDAPSQESSLTTSVNVINASADTLNLYSNGSRINTTSSIYPLGSAGYLTVKFGEREYQFKKYGKSEVLFTQTLTLDTSKVYSLFITNQVDKPIFTTLDTLVADTSGRAKIRFVNASPDAGNLDVLIGDTVNFKVRAYQSASVFLPVSTGLKRIRVFKSGSTIPLSDTTRTLVGSRLYTLFSKGLLTGTGGNRFGTGLIVNR; encoded by the coding sequence ATGGTTTTTGTCATTGCATCCTGCAAGAAGAACGATGACGCGCCATCCCAGGAATCATCACTGACGACCAGTGTAAATGTGATAAATGCCTCGGCTGACACGTTGAACCTGTACTCTAACGGCAGCCGTATAAATACCACATCATCTATTTACCCTTTGGGTTCAGCCGGGTACCTAACGGTGAAGTTTGGCGAGCGGGAGTACCAGTTTAAAAAGTACGGAAAATCTGAAGTGCTATTTACCCAAACCTTAACGCTGGATACCTCAAAGGTTTATTCGTTATTTATTACAAATCAAGTAGATAAGCCAATATTTACTACCTTGGATACCCTGGTGGCAGATACGTCCGGAAGGGCGAAAATCAGGTTTGTTAATGCATCTCCTGACGCTGGAAACCTTGATGTACTTATTGGCGATACGGTAAATTTTAAGGTTAGGGCGTATCAATCAGCATCGGTATTTTTGCCCGTAAGTACAGGTTTAAAGCGCATCAGGGTATTTAAAAGCGGTTCTACAATACCGTTGTCGGATACCACCCGAACACTTGTTGGCAGCAGGTTATATACTTTATTTTCAAAGGGTTTGTTAACAGGCACAGGTGGTAATAGATTTGGAACCGGGCTGATAGTGAACAGATAA